One segment of Solanum lycopersicum chromosome 1, SLM_r2.1 DNA contains the following:
- the LOC101262051 gene encoding uncharacterized protein, producing the protein MSDGGLTILDGTQLRAVDLSLPSTVDSSVTGAQLLDVAESKVSESLFGFSLPDTLKSAALKRIGVSDDLEFRRENLDRENALSVLRKYVDAIANELQDDPIVIAILDGKTLQLFLEDEDDFAMLAENLFTDLDTEDRGKIKRNQIQDALFHMGVEMGIPPLSEFPLLSDILKKHGAEGEDELGQAQFAHLLQPVLQELADVLSENPMVVLQKIKINNGSKLRMILTDEKQLSETVDKIMQEEEKDGLSTKDVIRHYLEKNGASLGLPPLNDEVVILLYDTVLGAVENGNTDAKTSKEDEFMVFLKEILEKFAAQLEVNPTFDDLVDN; encoded by the exons ATGTCGGACGGAGGATTGACGATTTTGGACGGAACACAGCTCAGAGCCGTTGATCTATCGTTACCGTCGACGGTCGACAGTTCAGTCACCGGTGCTCAGCTTCTTGATGTCGCAGAATCTAAAGTTTCAGAATCACTCTTCGGCTTCTCATTGCCGGACACGCTCAAGTCCGCCGCTCTTAAACGCATCGGCGTCTCCGATGACCTTGAATTCCGCCGTGAAAATCTCGATCGTGAAAACGCCTTGTCTGTGCTTCGGAAATACGTCGACGCTATTGCGAATGAACTCCAAG ATGATCCTATAGTCATTGCAATTTTGGATGGAAAAACTCTTCAACTGTTTTTGGAAGATGAAGATGACTTTGCCATGTTGGCTGAGAATCTTTTCACAGATTTAGACACAGAAGATAGAGGAAAGATCAAAAGAAATCAAATACAGGATGCTCTTTTTCACATGGGTGTCGAAATGGGAATCCCACCTCTTTCAG AGTTTCCTCTACTAAGTGACATTTTAAAGAAACATGGAGCTGAAGGAGAGGATGAATTGGGGCAAGCCCAATTCGCGCATTTACTACAACCTGTGCTTCAGGAGCTGGCAGATGTTCTTTCTGAGAACCCTATGGTTGTGTTGCAGAAAATCAAGATCAATAATGGTTCCAAATTGAGAATG ATTTTGACTGATGAAAAGCAACTAAGCGAGACAGTAGATAAGATAATGCAGGAGGAAGAGAAAGACGGTCTAAGTACAAAAGATGTCATTCGACACTATCTCGAGAAAAATGGAGCATCATTGGGCTTGCCACCTCTGAATGATGAAGTGGTGATTCTTCTGTACGATACCGTATTAGGTGCTGTAGAGAATGGAAACACTGATGCAAAAACATCAAAGGAGGACGAATTCATGGTTTTTCTGAAGGAGATCCTTGAGAAGTTTGCAGCTCAACTTGAAGTTAACCCAACTTTTGATGATCTTGTTGACAATTGA
- the GME1 gene encoding GDP-mannose 3',5'-epimerase, which produces MGSSGGIDYGSYTYENLEREPYWPSEKLRISITGAGGFIASHIARRLKSEGHYIIASDWKKNEHMTEDMFCHEFHLADLRVMDNCLKVTKGVDHVFNLAADMGGMGFIQSNHSVIFYNNTMISFNMMEAARINSVKRFFYASSACIYPEFKQLETNVSLKEADAWPAEPQDAYGLEKLATEELCKHYNKDFGIECRIGRFHNIYGPFGTWKGGREKAPAAFCRKAQTATDKFEMWGDGLQTRSFTFIDECVEGVLRLTKSDFREPVNIGSDEMVSMNEMAEMVLSFEDKKLPVQHIPGPEGVRGRNSDNTLIKEKLGWAPTMRLKDGLRITYFWIKEQIEKEKSQGVDTATYGSSKVVGTQAPVELGSLRAADGKE; this is translated from the exons ATGGGAAGCTCTGGTGGTATTGACTATGGTTCTTACACTTATGAGAATCTTGAGAGGGAACCTTACTGGCCGTCTGAGAAGCTCCGTATTTCCATTACTGGGGCTGGAGGGTTTATCGCTTCTCACATTGCTCGCCGTTTGAAGAGCGAGGGCCACTACATAATTGCCTCTGATTGGAAGAAGAATGAGCACATGACAGAGGATATGTTCTGTCATGAGTTTCATCTTGCGGATCTTAGGGTTATGGATAATTGCTTGAAGGTAACAAAAGGTGTTGACCATGTCTTCAACCTTGCTGCTGATATGGGTGGCATGGGTTTCATTCAGTCCAACCACTCTGTTATCTTCTATAACAACACTATGATCAGCTTCAATATGATGGAAGCTGCTAGGATTAACAGTGTCAAAAG GTTCTTCTATGCATCTAGCGCTTGCATATACCCTGAGTTCAAACAACTTGAAACAAATGTCAGCCTGAAAGAAGCTGATGCATGGCCTGCAGAG CCTCAAGATGCATATGGTTTGGAGAAGCTTGCCACAGAAGAATTGTGCAAACATTACAACAAGGATTTTGGAATTGAATGTCGTATTGGAAGGTTCCATAACATCTATGGACCTTTTGGAACCTGGAAAG GTGGAAGGGAAAAAGCTCCTGCCGCTTTTTGTAGAAAAGCACAAACTGCAACGGATAAGTTTGAAATGTGGGGAGATGGACTTCAAACACGTTCATTCACCTTCATTGATGAGTGTGTTGAAGGGGTTCTTAG ATTGACAAAATCCGACTTCCGTGAGCCAGTAAACATTGGAAGTGATGAGATGGTCAGCATGAATGAGATGGCTGAGATGGTCCTCAGCTTTGAGGACAAGAAGCTTCCTGTCCAACACATTCCTGGCCCAGAAGGCGTCCGTGGTCGCAACTCAGACAACACGCTGATTAAAGAGAAGCTTGGTTGGGCTCCAACAATGAGATTGAAG GATGGTCTGAGAATTACATACTTCTGGATCAAGGAGCAGATCGAGAAAGAGAAATCTCAAGGAGTTGATACTGCAACCTATGGATCTTCCAAGGTTGTGGGCACCCAAGCTCCAGTTGAGCTAGGTTCCCTCCGTGCTGCTGATGGCAAGGAATAA